One Edaphobacter flagellatus genomic region harbors:
- the ispD gene encoding 2-C-methyl-D-erythritol 4-phosphate cytidylyltransferase, with amino-acid sequence MRVFVIIPAAGIGTRMAAGSHAAAPKQFLSVGGVPVLVRSVRAFLEVPRVDAVCLAVRGTERERVESQIHEYKLGPRVHLVEGGENRQGSVNNALLALECDDDDAVLVHDAVRPLIDEATIERTIDAIERHGAAIVGLPAVDTIKQVERTADGAIITATVPRERVVLAQTPQGARFGLLQRAFSEAEADGFAGTDEASLLERAGIEVAVVAGSAKNFKITQPGDIELAEFYLNQAAGAGAR; translated from the coding sequence ATGCGAGTTTTTGTCATTATCCCGGCAGCGGGTATCGGTACGCGGATGGCTGCGGGTTCTCATGCAGCGGCCCCGAAGCAATTTTTGAGTGTTGGTGGGGTTCCGGTGCTGGTGCGGTCGGTAAGAGCCTTTCTTGAGGTACCTAGAGTCGATGCTGTTTGTCTGGCGGTGCGCGGTACAGAGCGCGAGCGAGTCGAATCGCAGATTCATGAGTACAAGCTGGGGCCGCGCGTTCATTTAGTAGAGGGCGGCGAGAACCGGCAAGGGTCGGTCAACAATGCCTTACTGGCGCTGGAGTGCGACGACGATGATGCCGTGCTGGTGCATGACGCGGTGCGGCCGCTGATTGACGAAGCGACAATTGAAAGGACGATCGACGCGATCGAGCGGCATGGAGCGGCAATCGTTGGTCTTCCTGCGGTGGATACGATCAAGCAGGTAGAACGCACGGCCGATGGCGCGATTATTACAGCAACGGTGCCGCGGGAGCGGGTGGTCCTGGCGCAGACGCCGCAGGGAGCGCGATTCGGATTGTTGCAGCGCGCATTTTCCGAGGCGGAAGCCGACGGTTTTGCTGGGACGGATGAAGCGAGTCTGCTGGAGCGAGCAGGGATTGAGGTTGCGGTGGTGGCGGGTTCGGCGAAGAACTTCAAAATCACACAGCCGGGAGATATTGAACTGGCCGAGTTTTATCTTAATCAGGCAGCAGGGGCAGGTGCGCGATGA
- the ispF gene encoding 2-C-methyl-D-erythritol 2,4-cyclodiphosphate synthase: MSMRIGYGFDSHAFKPGVPLVIGGLKIEHPEGLAGHSDGDVLLHAITDALLGAVSAGDIGTFFPPSDPRWKGAASHVFLETALEEVATAGYKIVNVDTVLVMAQPKIVPIAGELRERVAELLGVKPGEVGIKAKTPEGLNQDHVAVAHATVLLESVKLADPPARMVASADVDDEIDEVVKGLVGGAHDVSALGRKRPPFDTDDLT, from the coding sequence ATGAGTATGAGGATCGGATACGGCTTCGACTCGCATGCGTTCAAGCCAGGTGTACCACTGGTGATTGGCGGATTGAAGATCGAGCATCCTGAGGGGCTTGCGGGCCACTCCGATGGCGACGTGTTACTGCATGCGATTACGGATGCACTTCTGGGCGCGGTCTCAGCTGGTGATATCGGAACGTTCTTCCCGCCGAGCGATCCTCGGTGGAAGGGCGCGGCTTCGCACGTCTTTCTGGAGACGGCGCTGGAAGAGGTGGCAACCGCCGGATACAAGATCGTCAATGTGGACACCGTGCTAGTGATGGCGCAGCCGAAGATTGTGCCGATCGCAGGTGAGCTGCGCGAGCGTGTTGCCGAGCTGCTTGGAGTTAAGCCCGGTGAGGTTGGCATCAAAGCCAAGACGCCGGAGGGGCTGAACCAGGATCATGTGGCCGTGGCTCATGCGACGGTGCTGCTGGAGAGTGTGAAGTTGGCCGACCCACCGGCTCGGATGGTTGCTTCTGCCGATGTCGATGATGAGATCGATGAAGTAGTGAAGGGGTTGGTTGGCGGCGCGCACGATGTTTCGGCACTTGGCCGCAAGCGGCCGCCATTTGATACCGACGATCTGACTTAG
- a CDS encoding O-methyltransferase, translating into MDQGLWVTVDRYLADTLIPADHNMAEALDANACAGLPAIDVAPNQGKLLHLIARVQGAKRILEIGTLGGYSSIWLARALPSDGQLITLELDPKHAAVAANNIRRAGLSSLVDIRVGPALESLEKLAAENPAPFDFIFLDADKPNNPNYLDWALRFSRPGTVIIGDNVVREGEIVDKNSTDERVAGTRTFLEKLGTHPRLDATAIQTVGSKGYDGFALAVVKP; encoded by the coding sequence ATGGATCAAGGTCTCTGGGTCACCGTCGATCGTTATCTCGCCGACACGCTTATCCCCGCCGATCACAACATGGCCGAGGCGCTGGACGCCAATGCTTGCGCGGGTCTTCCTGCCATTGATGTAGCCCCTAACCAAGGCAAACTACTGCATCTGATCGCCCGCGTTCAGGGGGCAAAACGCATCCTCGAGATTGGAACCCTTGGCGGCTACTCGTCTATCTGGCTTGCCCGTGCGCTTCCATCTGACGGGCAGCTCATCACCCTTGAGCTCGATCCCAAACATGCTGCCGTCGCCGCCAACAATATTCGGCGAGCCGGACTCAGTTCGCTGGTCGATATCCGCGTCGGCCCCGCGCTCGAATCCCTCGAAAAGCTTGCGGCTGAGAACCCAGCGCCGTTTGACTTCATCTTCCTCGATGCCGACAAGCCAAACAATCCGAACTATCTTGACTGGGCGCTTCGCTTCTCCCGCCCCGGCACCGTCATCATCGGAGACAATGTGGTCCGCGAAGGCGAGATTGTCGACAAGAACAGCACCGACGAGCGCGTTGCAGGGACACGGACCTTCCTTGAAAAGCTCGGCACACACCCGCGCCTCGACGCCACCGCCATCCAGACCGTGGGCAGCAAAGGCTACGACGGCTTCGCACTTGCCGTCGTAAAACCCTAA
- a CDS encoding M14 family metallopeptidase has product MMRIGFGLLVATVLGSAMYGQTVASPQLIDAPKVARDCATGGEWATPAERECYAITPDYTATMSYLQRVEAATPGQVKIESFGKTGEGRDLDIVIVSRDGVFDPVAIHAAKRPVVLVQNSIHAGEMDGKDACLALLRDMVITKSKAALLERAVFIFIPMYNADGHERRSRYNRINQDGPAEMGFRGNGTNLNLNRDYLKDDAPETRAFMAMFHRWLPDFFVDDHVTDGADYQYDVTFTIDDGPNMPSATAKWVDDVVTPGLEKYVDAHGHLAAPTYINLVNDNDPAQGLGFNDDPPRFSTGYMILEGRPSMLVELHMLKDYKTRVIGNYEILAGLLDLVNRDADKLIAMNAAADKEAEAMGAHPLSNVKYPLALGWGGQTTPFLFRGYKYTRELSAVSGAMWVKYTHEPWNVSLPFQTGFKVTAEATLPAAYIIPAQWTKVIDVLSAHQVEMARTTAAWSGDVETYRCAGMMWQEPPFEGRHPTFNGEALHDPGKFGSCALVRERMSFPAGSAVVRLNQRLSKVAVEWLEPAAPDSAMQWGFFDAIFEQKEYGEAYVLEDLAREMMARDPKLKAEFEKKVASDPVFAGSPSARLEFFYERSPWYAANRVGLYPVGRLGSLDGIPVGR; this is encoded by the coding sequence ATGATGCGGATCGGATTCGGTTTGCTGGTTGCAACAGTATTGGGTTCGGCGATGTATGGGCAGACCGTGGCTTCGCCGCAGTTGATAGATGCTCCAAAGGTAGCGCGAGACTGCGCCACAGGCGGAGAGTGGGCGACTCCGGCGGAGAGGGAGTGTTATGCCATCACGCCAGACTATACGGCTACGATGAGCTATCTCCAGCGTGTAGAGGCTGCGACCCCGGGGCAGGTGAAGATTGAGTCATTCGGGAAGACAGGCGAAGGACGCGATCTGGATATCGTGATTGTCTCGCGAGATGGCGTCTTCGACCCGGTAGCGATTCATGCTGCGAAGCGTCCGGTCGTGCTGGTGCAGAACTCCATCCACGCAGGCGAAATGGATGGCAAGGATGCGTGTCTGGCCCTGCTGCGCGATATGGTGATTACGAAGTCGAAAGCGGCCTTACTGGAGCGGGCGGTGTTCATCTTCATCCCCATGTACAACGCCGATGGGCACGAGCGTCGCAGTCGGTATAACCGTATCAATCAGGATGGTCCAGCGGAGATGGGGTTCCGCGGCAATGGGACGAATCTGAATCTGAACCGCGATTATCTGAAGGACGATGCTCCCGAGACGAGGGCGTTCATGGCGATGTTTCACCGCTGGCTACCGGACTTCTTTGTCGACGATCATGTGACGGACGGTGCGGACTATCAGTACGACGTAACGTTCACGATCGACGATGGGCCGAACATGCCATCGGCGACAGCAAAATGGGTGGACGATGTCGTAACGCCGGGGCTGGAGAAGTATGTCGATGCGCACGGGCATCTGGCTGCACCGACTTATATCAATCTTGTGAACGACAACGATCCGGCGCAAGGGCTTGGCTTCAACGACGATCCACCGCGCTTTTCGACGGGGTACATGATTCTTGAAGGGCGTCCGTCAATGCTGGTGGAGCTGCACATGCTGAAGGATTACAAGACGCGTGTGATAGGGAACTACGAGATTCTTGCGGGTCTGCTGGATCTGGTAAATCGTGATGCTGACAAGCTGATTGCGATGAACGCGGCTGCGGATAAAGAAGCCGAAGCGATGGGCGCGCATCCGCTGAGTAATGTGAAGTATCCGCTGGCGCTCGGCTGGGGCGGGCAGACGACTCCGTTTTTGTTTCGCGGATATAAGTACACGCGTGAGCTGAGTGCGGTTTCCGGCGCGATGTGGGTGAAGTACACGCATGAACCGTGGAATGTTTCGCTGCCATTCCAGACCGGGTTTAAGGTGACGGCGGAAGCAACGCTTCCGGCGGCCTACATCATTCCGGCGCAGTGGACGAAGGTGATCGATGTGCTGTCTGCGCATCAGGTGGAGATGGCGCGCACGACGGCTGCGTGGTCTGGCGATGTGGAGACGTATCGCTGCGCGGGAATGATGTGGCAGGAGCCTCCGTTTGAAGGGAGGCATCCGACGTTTAACGGTGAGGCACTTCACGATCCGGGTAAGTTCGGAAGCTGTGCTCTGGTGCGTGAGCGGATGAGTTTTCCGGCTGGCTCGGCGGTGGTGCGCCTGAATCAGCGATTGTCGAAGGTTGCGGTTGAGTGGCTGGAGCCTGCGGCTCCTGATTCGGCGATGCAGTGGGGCTTCTTCGACGCAATTTTCGAGCAGAAGGAGTATGGCGAAGCCTACGTACTGGAGGATCTGGCGCGGGAGATGATGGCCAGGGACCCAAAGCTGAAGGCTGAGTTTGAGAAGAAGGTGGCCAGCGATCCGGTGTTTGCCGGTAGCCCTTCCGCGAGGCTGGAGTTCTTCTACGAGCGATCGCCTTGGTATGCGGCGAATCGCGTGGGGTTGTATCCAGTGGGACGGCTTGGAAGCCTGGATGGGATTCCAGTAGGACGATGA
- a CDS encoding CocE/NonD family hydrolase, with amino-acid sequence MKAVLSFAIALLVSSCVGWSQAPAAPSDDFVRTHYTKYEYRIPMRDGAKMFVAVYVPKLGAFKDAGPYPFLVTKTPYSCGPYGVDKYPARVGPSQLLMESGYIFVCEDARGRYGSEGVFQEMNPHIDDKKSSKDVDESSDMYDTVEFLLKTVANNNGKVGITGISYPGFYTSASIIDSHPAIKAASPQAPMTDLFFNDDGYHGGAFMLGANYGFYRFFLPQKNPLIPTGGGAGRGGASSTENPDTYATLLEAGPTGNLDTGKVYLDGKNWLFRDQLMHTTYDDYWQKRDLSRHMKNVHAATMEVGGWFDAEDLSGPFKTFHAIDQFNPGNTNTLVVGPWTHGGWSRGDGDHLGDVEFNAKTSLFYREKIELPFFEHYLKDKPEPALPKAYVFETGTNVWKTYDAWPPKPAVVKTLYFRANGGLSFDPPAEKAGVDEYVSDPAHPVPFVGYPTDTVPQRYMADDQRFATTRSDVLVYMSEPLTQDVTIVGPVKPKLKIASTSTDADFVVKLIDVYPYDAANPPGMESGNKRILGAAPLVMGGYQQLVRGEPMRAKFRDSWEKPTPLTPGKVTAVNGEMPDVNHTFRAGHRIMVQVQSSWFPLVDRNPQTFVDIPQAKPEQFVKATESVYRNAGAASGVEVLVLP; translated from the coding sequence ATGAAGGCAGTACTTTCTTTTGCGATAGCTTTACTTGTCTCCTCCTGCGTCGGCTGGTCGCAGGCTCCGGCTGCTCCGTCTGATGATTTTGTCAGGACGCATTATACGAAATATGAGTATCGGATTCCGATGCGCGATGGGGCGAAGATGTTTGTTGCGGTGTATGTGCCGAAGCTGGGCGCGTTCAAGGATGCGGGGCCGTATCCGTTCCTGGTGACGAAGACGCCGTATAGCTGCGGGCCGTATGGCGTGGACAAATATCCGGCTCGCGTGGGGCCTAGCCAGCTGTTGATGGAGTCGGGCTACATCTTCGTGTGTGAAGATGCTCGTGGGCGCTATGGAAGCGAAGGCGTCTTTCAGGAGATGAATCCGCATATCGACGACAAGAAATCGTCGAAGGATGTGGATGAGTCGAGCGATATGTACGACACGGTGGAGTTTCTGCTGAAGACGGTGGCGAATAACAATGGCAAGGTGGGCATTACCGGCATCAGCTATCCGGGTTTCTACACCTCGGCGAGCATCATCGATTCGCATCCGGCGATCAAGGCTGCAAGTCCGCAGGCTCCGATGACGGACCTGTTCTTCAACGACGATGGCTATCACGGCGGCGCGTTTATGCTGGGCGCGAACTATGGGTTCTATCGCTTCTTCCTGCCTCAGAAGAATCCGCTGATTCCGACGGGTGGTGGCGCAGGGCGCGGCGGCGCTTCGAGTACGGAGAATCCAGATACCTACGCGACGCTGCTGGAAGCGGGGCCGACGGGAAATCTGGATACAGGCAAGGTGTATCTGGACGGCAAGAACTGGCTGTTTCGCGACCAGCTGATGCATACAACCTACGACGACTACTGGCAGAAGCGCGATCTTTCGCGGCATATGAAGAATGTTCATGCGGCGACGATGGAGGTCGGCGGCTGGTTTGATGCTGAGGACCTGTCGGGGCCGTTCAAGACATTTCATGCGATCGATCAGTTCAATCCAGGCAATACGAACACGCTGGTGGTCGGGCCGTGGACGCATGGTGGTTGGTCGCGCGGGGATGGCGATCATCTGGGCGATGTGGAGTTCAATGCAAAGACGTCGCTGTTCTATCGCGAGAAGATCGAGCTGCCTTTCTTCGAGCATTATTTAAAGGACAAGCCTGAGCCTGCGCTGCCGAAGGCTTATGTGTTTGAGACGGGCACGAATGTGTGGAAGACATACGATGCGTGGCCTCCGAAGCCTGCGGTTGTGAAGACGCTCTACTTCCGCGCGAATGGAGGGTTGAGCTTCGATCCTCCGGCGGAGAAGGCGGGCGTTGATGAATACGTCAGCGACCCGGCGCATCCGGTGCCATTTGTCGGGTATCCGACGGATACGGTGCCGCAGCGATATATGGCGGACGATCAGCGGTTCGCGACGACGCGATCGGATGTGCTGGTGTATATGTCGGAGCCGTTGACGCAGGATGTGACGATCGTCGGGCCGGTGAAGCCGAAGCTGAAGATTGCTTCGACGAGCACGGATGCGGATTTTGTGGTGAAGCTGATTGATGTGTATCCATATGACGCCGCGAATCCTCCGGGGATGGAGTCGGGGAACAAGCGCATTCTTGGAGCGGCTCCGCTGGTGATGGGTGGCTATCAACAGCTTGTGCGCGGCGAGCCGATGCGGGCGAAGTTCCGCGACAGCTGGGAGAAGCCGACGCCTCTCACTCCGGGGAAGGTAACTGCCGTCAACGGCGAGATGCCGGATGTGAACCACACCTTCCGCGCTGGGCACCGGATCATGGTGCAGGTGCAGAGCTCGTGGTTCCCGCTGGTGGATCGCAATCCGCAGACGTTTGTCGATATTCCGCAGGCGAAGCCGGAACAGTTTGTGAAGGCTACTGAGAGTGTGTATCGGAATGCTGGCGCTGCCAGTGGAGTCGAGGTGCTGGTGCTGCCGTGA
- a CDS encoding M13 family metallopeptidase, with protein sequence MHLTTKTLLALTLALPLSASAQTTSRGIDLSRIDSAVRPGDDFYLFANGNWIAHTELPADRAALSTFNILADRSNKRVAALIEQAAKSNAAPGTDTRRIADLYHSYMDEATIEAHGLAPIKPHLDAIAAIKTPQQLAHALGLSLRADVDALNNTNFHTANIFGLWVAPGFNDPDHYAPYLLQGGLQLPNRDYYLADTPHMKEVRAKYQAHIAKMFSLAGLSEPEARATRVLALEHAIAEKHVSLAESEDIHKANNVWTVADFSAKAPGLDWPEFFRAASLDKQTSFIVWQPSAFTAEAALVQSESIDAWKDLLTFHMLEAYGTTLPKAIADERFAFVGTTLTGVSQQRPRDIRGITFVNGLLGDAVGQLYAKQYFSPEAKAQAQALVANLLVAFHQRLENLSWMAPATKAEAIKKLGTLQVSVGYPDHWRSYAGYEVKPDDIFGNLWRSNIFETRYEISRIGQPVDRKEWTMEPQTVNAVNLPLHNALNFPAAILEPPFFDPKAPAAANYGAIGTVIGHEISHTFDSEGAAFDSQGRVRNWWTPEDFAHFKTATEALAAQYDAYKPFPDVSVNGHQTLGENIADVAGLAAAYDAYHTSLKGSAPPAAGSYNGDQQFFIAFGQNWGLKIRDNALRQQILTDPHAPGMYRAATVRNIDGWYTSFDVKPNEKLYLAPNDRVRIW encoded by the coding sequence ATGCACCTCACCACTAAAACCCTCCTCGCTCTCACTCTCGCACTTCCCCTCTCCGCCTCCGCACAAACCACCTCTCGCGGCATCGATCTCTCCCGCATCGACTCCGCCGTCCGTCCCGGCGACGACTTCTACCTCTTCGCCAACGGCAATTGGATCGCGCACACCGAGCTCCCCGCCGACCGTGCCGCCCTCAGTACCTTCAACATCCTCGCTGACCGCAGCAACAAGCGCGTCGCCGCCCTCATCGAGCAGGCCGCCAAATCCAACGCCGCACCCGGCACCGACACCCGCCGCATCGCCGACCTCTACCACTCCTACATGGACGAGGCCACCATCGAGGCCCACGGACTCGCTCCCATCAAGCCTCACCTCGACGCCATCGCTGCGATCAAGACACCGCAGCAGCTCGCCCACGCCCTCGGCCTCTCTCTCCGCGCCGACGTCGACGCGCTCAACAACACCAACTTCCATACTGCAAACATCTTCGGCCTCTGGGTCGCACCCGGCTTCAACGACCCCGACCACTACGCCCCATATCTCCTCCAGGGCGGACTCCAGCTCCCGAACCGCGACTACTACCTCGCCGACACCCCACACATGAAGGAAGTCCGCGCGAAGTACCAGGCCCACATCGCAAAGATGTTCTCGCTCGCCGGACTCTCCGAGCCCGAAGCCCGCGCCACCCGCGTCCTCGCCCTCGAGCACGCCATCGCCGAAAAGCACGTCTCCCTCGCTGAATCCGAAGACATCCACAAAGCCAATAACGTCTGGACCGTCGCCGACTTCTCCGCCAAAGCCCCCGGCCTCGACTGGCCCGAATTCTTCCGCGCCGCCTCGCTCGACAAGCAGACTAGCTTCATCGTCTGGCAGCCCTCCGCCTTTACCGCCGAAGCTGCGCTCGTTCAGTCTGAATCCATTGATGCATGGAAAGACCTCCTCACCTTCCACATGCTCGAGGCCTACGGCACCACCCTGCCCAAAGCCATCGCCGACGAGCGCTTCGCCTTCGTCGGCACCACACTCACCGGCGTCTCTCAGCAGCGCCCGCGCGACATCCGCGGCATCACCTTTGTCAACGGACTCCTCGGCGACGCCGTCGGCCAGCTCTACGCCAAGCAGTACTTCAGCCCCGAAGCTAAAGCCCAGGCCCAGGCACTCGTCGCCAATCTACTCGTAGCCTTCCACCAGCGCCTCGAAAACCTCTCTTGGATGGCGCCCGCCACCAAAGCCGAAGCCATCAAAAAACTCGGCACCCTCCAGGTCTCCGTCGGCTACCCCGACCACTGGCGCAGCTACGCAGGCTACGAAGTCAAACCCGACGACATCTTCGGCAACCTCTGGCGTAGCAATATCTTTGAAACACGCTACGAGATCTCCCGCATCGGTCAACCCGTCGACCGCAAAGAGTGGACCATGGAACCGCAGACCGTCAACGCCGTCAATCTGCCACTCCACAACGCCCTCAACTTCCCTGCCGCCATCCTCGAGCCGCCGTTCTTCGATCCCAAGGCTCCCGCCGCCGCTAACTACGGAGCCATCGGCACCGTCATCGGCCACGAGATCTCCCACACCTTCGACTCCGAAGGAGCTGCCTTCGACTCCCAGGGACGCGTCCGCAACTGGTGGACCCCCGAAGACTTCGCGCACTTCAAAACCGCGACCGAAGCTCTCGCCGCCCAGTACGACGCTTACAAACCCTTCCCCGATGTCTCCGTCAACGGCCACCAGACCCTCGGCGAAAACATCGCCGACGTAGCGGGACTCGCCGCCGCCTACGACGCCTACCACACATCCCTCAAAGGCTCGGCACCACCGGCCGCAGGCTCCTACAACGGCGACCAGCAGTTCTTCATCGCCTTCGGACAGAACTGGGGCCTCAAGATCCGCGACAACGCACTCCGCCAACAGATCCTCACCGACCCGCACGCGCCAGGCATGTACCGCGCCGCCACCGTCCGCAACATCGACGGCTGGTACACCTCCTTCGACGTCAAACCCAACGAAAAACTCTACCTCGCCCCCAACGACCGAGTCCGCATCTGGTGA
- a CDS encoding M24 family metallopeptidase, with protein sequence MPSRRSFLLAASAAAVAPSIELQAQRPTATPPSDIKLPPAIAALASRRKEAIPITLEEREQRIERARQLLTKNKIDALVICTGTSLNYFTGLRWGQSERFFAWVLPAKGNPFIVCPVFEEGRVRERIDARPATLPQASTTKIYTWNEDENPYALLARALKDAGISTGRVGVEERTQFAFSDGIAHASPTITAVSGTTITAGCRAVKSAAELALMRLANDNTLKVYEATFKSIEPGMTNRQVSELISAAYARTSFPGEASCQVGEYSALPHGSLQPQVIKESQIIMLDDGCTVEGYQSDITRSFVLGKATDKQKQVFDIVHRAQSAALAAGRAGAPCHAVDDAARKVITDAGYGPDYKHFTHRLGHGIGMDGHEWPYLVRGNNTLLESGMTFSDEPGIYIPGEFGIRLEDDWVVTPDGGDMFTPQSHSLEDPFAKS encoded by the coding sequence CCGATATCAAACTTCCTCCCGCCATCGCTGCCCTCGCCAGCAGACGCAAAGAAGCCATCCCCATCACGCTCGAAGAACGCGAACAGCGCATCGAACGCGCCCGCCAGCTTCTCACCAAAAATAAAATCGACGCGCTCGTCATCTGCACCGGCACCTCGCTCAACTACTTCACCGGCCTCCGCTGGGGCCAGTCCGAACGCTTCTTCGCCTGGGTCCTCCCCGCCAAAGGGAACCCCTTCATCGTCTGCCCCGTCTTCGAAGAAGGCCGTGTTCGCGAGCGCATCGACGCCCGACCAGCCACACTTCCGCAAGCCTCCACGACAAAGATCTACACCTGGAACGAAGACGAGAATCCCTACGCTTTGCTAGCCCGCGCACTCAAAGACGCTGGTATCTCCACCGGCCGCGTCGGTGTGGAAGAACGCACGCAGTTCGCCTTCTCCGACGGCATCGCCCACGCCAGTCCCACCATCACCGCCGTCAGCGGAACCACCATCACCGCAGGCTGCCGCGCCGTCAAATCCGCAGCCGAGCTCGCCCTCATGCGTCTCGCCAACGACAACACGCTCAAGGTCTACGAGGCCACCTTCAAGTCCATCGAACCCGGCATGACCAACCGCCAGGTCTCCGAGCTCATCTCTGCCGCCTACGCCCGCACCAGCTTCCCCGGCGAAGCCTCCTGCCAGGTCGGCGAATACTCCGCTCTCCCTCACGGCTCGCTCCAGCCACAGGTCATTAAAGAAAGCCAGATCATCATGCTCGACGACGGCTGCACCGTCGAAGGCTATCAGTCCGATATCACACGCTCCTTCGTCCTCGGCAAAGCCACCGACAAGCAGAAGCAAGTCTTCGATATCGTCCATCGCGCCCAGTCCGCCGCACTCGCCGCAGGCCGCGCAGGAGCCCCCTGCCATGCCGTCGACGACGCCGCACGCAAAGTCATCACCGACGCCGGCTACGGCCCCGACTACAAGCACTTCACCCACCGCCTCGGTCACGGCATCGGCATGGACGGCCACGAGTGGCCCTATCTCGTCCGTGGCAACAACACTCTCCTCGAATCCGGCATGACCTTCTCCGACGAGCCCGGCATCTACATCCCTGGCGAGTTCGGCATCCGCCTCGAAGACGACTGGGTCGTCACCCCCGACGGAGGCGACATGTTCACTCCGCAAAGCCACTCGCTCGAAGACCCCTTCGCCAAATCCTGA